The Deinococcus depolymerans genome contains the following window.
GCCCTTCCCCGTACTGCTGCGCGCCGCGCCCGCCTCGTCGAGCACATCGATGGCCTTGTCCGGCAGGAAGCGGTCCCGCAGGTGGCGCACGGACAGCCGCACCGCCGCCTCCAGCGCCCCCGGCGTGAACGTCACCCCGTGGTGCGCCTCGTAACGCCCGGACAGCCCCTGCACGATCTTCAGGGCGTCCTCCTCGGACGGCTCGGGCACCTCGACCGTCTGGAAACGCCGCCACAACGCCCGGTCCTTCTCCAGAAAGCGCAGCTCGGCGGGCGTGGTCGCGCCCAGCACCCGCAACCCGTGCCCGTGCGCGCTGCCGCGGGCCAGCGCCGGCTTCAGGAGGTTCGCGGCGTCCACGTTCCCGCCCTCGGTCGCCCCGGCCCCCACCAGCGTGTGCAGCTCGTCGATGAACAGCACCGCGTTCCGCCCGTCCAGCGCCGCCAGGACCGCCTTCAGCCGCGCCTCGAAATCGCCCCGGTACCGCGTGCCGGCCAGCAGCGCCCCCAGGTCCAGCGCGAACACGCTGGCGTCCCGCAGGAACCCCGGCGCCCGCCCGTCCGCGATCCGCTGCGCGAGTCCCTCGGCCAGCGCGGTCTTGCCCACGCCCGGCTCGCCGACCAGCACCGGGTTGTTCTTCCCGCGCCGCGCCAGGATGTGCACCACCCGTTCCAGTTCCGCTCCGCGCCCGATCACCGGGTCGAAGCGCCCGGCCCGCGCCAGCGCCGTCAGGTCGGCGGCGTACGCCTCCAGCGGGTCCACGTCCGGCCCCGCACCCCCGGCCTCATCCGGGGCCGGGCCGTCCACGCCCGCCACGCGCCGCTCCCGCTCGCGGCCCGGCACCCTCGCCGTCCCGTGAGACACGAAATTCAGCACGTCCAGCCGCGACGCTCCCTGCGCCTCGATCGCGGCGCGCGCCGGACTGTCCTCCTCCTCCAGCAACTCCACCAGCACCCGCGCGCCGTCCGCCTCCTGTCCGCCACGGCCGCTGGCGTGCAACTGCAGCACCGCGCCCTCCACGACCCGGTGGACGCCCAGCGTGAAATCCGGCTCGGCGTCCGGCACGGCGTCCAGCTCCGCCAGCACCGCCCGCAGATCATCCCGCAGCCGCTCCACGTCCACACCCACCGCCAGCAGCGCCTCACGCGCCTCCGGGTCGTGCGTCAGGGCCAGCAGCAGGTGTTCGAGCGTCACCAGTTCATGTCCGGCCTCACGCGCGTAGTCCGCCGCGCGGCCGATCGTGACCTGCAGGTGCTCGCTGATCATTCGCCCGCCTCCGGCTCGGCCACCACGCGCAGCGGGAAGCCCTCCTGCCGCGCCGCCGCCATCACCTGCGCCACCTTCGTCTCGGCCACGTCCCGCGAGTACACGCCCGCCACGCCCTGCCCCCTGTGGTGCACGGCCAGCATGATCAGTTCGGCCTCCTGCTCGGACTTGCGGAAGAAGCGGCGCAGCACCTCCACCACGAACTCCATCGGGGTGTAGTCGTCGTTCAGCAGCAGTACCCGGAACAGCCGGGGCCGCTGCGTTCGCGTGCGCTCCAGCGTCTGGGTTCCAGAGTCAAGGTCCCGGCGTGTCATGCCGCCGAGTGTAGCGGCCCCGCGCGGCCCCTGCCGGAGCCAGGGTCACGGTCCAGAGGCTGCGGGCATCGGGGCGCGGTGCGTGGACGGCGGAGCGGCGCCTGCTCCCCCATACGGACTGCCGTTTGTTCGTTAACAGATCGGAACACCACCGATCTGTCAACTCCACGTCCGGAGGGGCGCCCAGCTCCTTCTCTGCGGAGCAGCTCTCCGGGTCGCATCCGCTCGGATTGAACGGCTTTGTCAGCCATCCAATCGGAGTCCATATCACACGACAGGGGCCGCGCCCCCTCCGGTGGGGGAGGAGGCGCGGCACTGGTGGAAAATGGATCAGGCTTTCTTGGCGTCGCGGGCCGCGCCCTTGACGTCGTTGGCGGCCTTCGTGGCGTCGGCCTTCACGTCGGCGGCCTTGGCCTGCACGTCCGCCTTGACCTCGGCGGCCTTGTCGGCCGCGGCGTTCTTCGCGTCGGCCGCGGCGTCCCTGGCCTTGTCGGCCACGTCGGCGGCCCGGTCGCTGGCGGTCGCGGCGGTGTCCCTGGCGGCGTCGGCAGCCTTCCCGGAGGCGTCGGCCACGGCGCCCTTCACGTCACCGGCCACTTCCTTGACCTTGTCGGCGGCGGCCTGGGCACCGCTGGCCGCGGCGTCCTTGACCTCGCCGGCCTTCTCGGCGATCACGGTCCCGGCGTCCTTGGCGGCGTCACGGGTCTTCTCCCAGCCTTTCGTGACGCTCTGGCCCACATCCTGCGCGGCGTCCTTGAGGCCCAGGTCGGCCAGTTTGGCATCCAGGGCGCGGCGGTTCTGTTCACGGCTGAAGTAGTACGCGCCCGCGCCCACCAGGGCACCCAGGACCAGCAGTCGTTTCAGGGGGAAATGACGATCACTTTTCATGAGAGTCAGCCTACGCCCCCCTCATCTGTGCAGGATGAGCCGTGATTCACGCGCAGTTCACGCCCCACCCGCCACGCACCCTCACCCCTGCGCACTGCCCCCGGTTTCGCCCTCCACCCGGAACCCGGCCTGTCAGCGCCACGCCCGGCAGTCCGCTCGGGTTGAACGCTGCTGCACACCTTCCAACCGCAGTGCGGATCAGAGCAGGCCCAGGCGGCGCGCCAGTTCACGCCCCAGAATCCACTCCTCGGGTTCCTCGGTGTCCTGCACGCGCACCAGCACGCACTCGCGACCCAGGTAGAACGCCACGATCTTCTCCCAGGCTTCCTCCTCGGTGTCCGCGGTCTCCTCGATGTCCTCCAGCGTGCCCCAGACGTCACCGTCCACGTCCGCGCTGCGCAGCGCCTCGGCGTGACCGCTCAGCACGTACGCGTCGACCGCCTCGTCGCGGCGGTACGTTTCACCGTCCCGGCGCAGGTCCAGGCGGTCGTCCCGCTCGAACAGGCTCTCCAGAAGGGCGTCCCACTGCCCGGCACTCAGGGTAATCACGTCGCGTCGCTCGTCACTCACGCGGGCAGTGTACCCGCCGGGACCGCCACCCCACCGAAAGAACACGTGAAGGCAGACCGTTCAGATGCGGGCCCGCACCGCCCCGTACACTGCGGACATGCAGCCCGCACAACGCAACCCTGGCGTTCCCCGCCGTCTCCTGTCCCTGGGCGCCCTACTGATCGCGCTGCTGACGCTGCTCGCCCTGGTCTCGCCGCTGGCGCAGGCGCAGTCCGGCGGTGGGTTCGGCGGCAGTTCCCGCAGTTCCGGCAGCTCCGGCAGTTCCGGCGGCAGCTTCGGTGGAAGCCGCGGCGGGTCCGGTGGCGGGTACAGCGGCAATTACGGCGGCGGGTACAGCGGGCCGATCATCATCAACGGCGGCGGGTACGGCGGCGGGTACGGGTACAGCAGCGGCGGTCTCGGCGGCGTGGTCACCCTGATCATCTTCGGCGTCGTGATCTTCGTGGTCATCAGCGCCATGCGCCGTAACCTCGGCGGGAGCGGCCGGGGCCTCACGGGCCTCAGCGGTACCGCCCAGGCCGTCAGCGTGCAGATCCTGATGGCCGAGGGCGAAGAGGTCAAACGCGCCCTGCAGCGCGTCGCGCAGACCGGCGACCCCGACACCAACGAGGGCCTGGCCCGCATGCTTCAGGAGGCCGCGCTGGTCGCCCTGCGCCACCCGGAACGCTGGGTGTACGGACACGTGCAGCGCGCCCAGGGGTCCGCCAGCACCGCCGACAGCCAGGTGGGCGCCTGGGCCACCGAGGCCCGCGCCGCCTTCACCGAGCAGACCACCAGCAACTACCAGAACAATGACCCCCGCAGCGGGTACGCGCACCGCGGCGACTACACCTTCAAACCCGACGCCGGCGATCAGTACCTCGCCGTGACCCTGGCCGTCGCCGCCCACACCCTGGCCGCCCTGCCCCCGGCCGGCACCACCAACGCCGCCGAGGCACGCGCCGCGCTGAGCGCCATCAGCGCCGTCGCGCCCGGCGACCTGATCCGCGCCGAGGTCGTCTGGAGCCCCGACGCCGACGGTGAATTCCTCAGCGAGGACGAGGCCATCCAGAAGTACCCCAACCTGACCCGCCTGTAACGGCCTGCACCCCACCTGCCCGGCCGGACTGTTCAGCGTCAGACAGTCCGGCCTTCCCGTGCGCCCGTATCTTCACGCATGGCCCGCCGGTCCCCCGCACCCACCTGGCCCCCGCCGCCCAGACCCGCGCCCACCTGCGCCCTGTGTCAGCGGGCGGTGCCGCACCTGACCGAACACCACCTGCTGCCCCGCTCACAGGGCCGCCGCCAGGGCGTGCGCGTGGCCGACCTGCCCACCACGCTGCTGTGCCGCCCCTGCCACAGTTTCCTGCACCGCACCTTCAGCAACGCCGAACTGGCCCGCGACTACCAGGACATCGGCGCGCTGCGCGCCCACCCGGACGTGCAGCGCTTCACCCGCTGGCTGCGCACGCAACCCGTCAGCAAGGGCGTGCGGGTGCGCTGATACGGACTCCGTTTGTTTCGCTGATACGGATTCCGTTTGTTTCGTTCACAGATCGGAACACCACCGATCTGTCAATTCGACGTCCGGAGGGGCGTTTCTCTCCTGCTCGCTCCGCGGCGCAGCTCTGCGAGTCCGCTCGGATTGAACGGCTTTGTAAGCCATTCAATCGGAGGCGGGCAGGACGCGCGGCATGCAGGCAGCGGGGAATGGAAAGGGGCCCGCCGCTGCCATGCCGGACGGGCCCCTTCCGGGTCAGGTCATTTCAGGGTGGCGACGTACGCGGCGACGGCCGTCAGGTCGGCGTCGGTCATGGGGCCCAGGGCGATGCGCATGGCGTCCGGGTAGGGAATGCCGGTCACCGGCGCGGCCTTGTACGCGCGCAGTGCCGTCAGGACCGACGGGGCGCTGCGGCCCTTCAGTGCGGGAATCCCGAGGGTCTCGGCGCCTTCGCCGGTCTCGCCGTGGCAGACGACGCAGGCGAGCACGCCGCGCGCCGGATCACCCGCGCTGTACAGCGTCTCGCCGGTCAAGGTCGTCCCGGCGGCGCTCGTGACCGGGGGCGCCGCGGGCGTTCCGTAGAACGCGGCGAGATCCGCGATGTCCTGGTCGCTGAGAGCCCCCGCCACGCGCTGCATGGTGCCGTTCGGGCGGGTGCCGGCGCGGAAGGCCAGCAGCGCGGCCTGGATGCCCGCAGCGCTGCGGCCGCTCAGGGTGGGGGCGCGGCCCGCACCGTGACAGCCGGCGCACGACCCGCTGAGGCCCTGCCCGCGCGCCGCGTCCGCCACCGGACGGCCCGGCGCGGCCTGGGCCAGGACAGCCGGCCGGCCCAGAATGACCGGCGCGCCGAGGACCAGCAGCGCGGGCAACAGGAACCGGGAAAGCCGTGTGAAGCGGACCTGCTCGAATCTGATCTTCATGGGTTCAACTCCGGTCAGGGGAGGTGCGCCGGAATGCCCCGGCCCGCTCATCCGCGCCGCTGGCATTCCTGACGAACTGGCTTTGACGGTCAGGCGCGTCCCACCACTGTACTCCCTCCGCTTCCGCTCACCGGGTGCCGGTCACCGGGGCGTGCCGGGTGGCAGGCTGCGCCGGCAGCGGCTCACCGGGCAACCAGCGGCGCAGCAGCAGCGGCACCCCCTCGGCCGCCACCAGCACCAGCAGCGCGTACCGCAGCGCCCGCACCAGCCCGATCTCCTTGATCCCGGCGGGCAGCGCCCCCAGCCCGAAGTACACGGCGAACACCACGGTCAGCCCGGCCAGCGCCACGATCAGTCGTCCTGCCAGGTCACGGGGGGGCGTGAAGGTCGGCCGCGCGAACCAGAACCCGGCCGCCAGCCCCAGGCCGACCGCGAACTCGCGTGGTGCGCCGATCGGCAGCAGGGCCGCCACGACCAGCGCCGCCAGCGGCGGGGCCCAGCGCAGCGCGCCAGCCTGCGGGAACGCGCCCCGAGCCGCCAGCAGGGCAAACGCGCCGCCCAGCAGCAGACCCACGGCCACGTCACTGGGGTAATGCACGTGCAGAACCAGGCGGGACGCGGCGATCAGCGCCACGAGCGCGAGCGTCACGCCGGTCACCCAGGGACGGCGCACCTGCGCGGCGATCCCCCACCACAGGGTCGCGGCCAGCTGCGAGTGCCCGCTGGGCAGGCCCGGCCCGCCCGCCGTGGCCCGCGCCGCGGCCGACGCCACGGACGGATCGTCCGTGAACGGGCGCGGCAGATTCAGGCCGTACTTCAGCGCCGCGTTCAGCAGGTAACTCAGCGCGAACGCCACGCCCAGCTGCCGCCCGCCCCGCGGGCTCACCAGCCAGGTGTACAGGGCCAGCGCCACGATGAAGACCTCGTCACGACCCAGGTTCGTGATCATCAACCAGACAGATTCCATGATCCCATCATCATGCCCCACGGAACGCCCGGACGGCAGGCGGGGTGTGACCGAAACAGCCGGCCCCGTCCGTATGACGCGTGCGCCCAGCCTGCCGGCCCTGCCACCGGTCCCGCGCACCCCCCCGGGGTCTGTCCAGACGAGCCCGTGAAAGCTAGACTGAACGTTATGACTGTTCCACAGGCCGACGTTCTGCGCGCCGTTCAGCACAACTCCCCGAACGCGCTGGAGTTGCGCGGCATCACCAAGCGCTTCCCCCTCGTACTCGCCAACGACGACATCTCCATGCAGGTCAGGTGGGGCAGCGTTCACGCCCTGTGCGGCGAGAACGGCGCGGGCAAGAGCACCCTGATGAAGATCGTGTACGGCATTCAGCCCCCCACCAGCGGGCAGATCGTCGTGGACGGCGAGACCGTCGACCTCACCGACCCCAGCGAGGCCATCAAGCGCGGCATCGGCATGGTCTTCCAGCACTTCATGCTGGTCGAGACCCTGACCGTCACCGAGAACGTCATCCTGGGCATGGAGCCCACCAGTGGCGGCGCCATCAATTACGCCGCGGCCCGCAAGCGCGTCGCGGAACTCATCAAGCAGTTCAACTTCGACCTGAACCCCGACGCCATCGTCGGTGAACTGCCCGTGGGCCTCCAACAGAAGGTCG
Protein-coding sequences here:
- a CDS encoding AAA family ATPase, which produces MISEHLQVTIGRAADYAREAGHELVTLEHLLLALTHDPEAREALLAVGVDVERLRDDLRAVLAELDAVPDAEPDFTLGVHRVVEGAVLQLHASGRGGQEADGARVLVELLEEEDSPARAAIEAQGASRLDVLNFVSHGTARVPGRERERRVAGVDGPAPDEAGGAGPDVDPLEAYAADLTALARAGRFDPVIGRGAELERVVHILARRGKNNPVLVGEPGVGKTALAEGLAQRIADGRAPGFLRDASVFALDLGALLAGTRYRGDFEARLKAVLAALDGRNAVLFIDELHTLVGAGATEGGNVDAANLLKPALARGSAHGHGLRVLGATTPAELRFLEKDRALWRRFQTVEVPEPSEEDALKIVQGLSGRYEAHHGVTFTPGALEAAVRLSVRHLRDRFLPDKAIDVLDEAGAARSSTGKGGVIDVPDIEGTVARMARVPLGAVKAEEVTSLATLGADLRARVFGQDPAVDAVASAVKLARAGLRDPQKPQGAFLFAGPTGVGKTELARALADRLGIHLARFDMSEYQEAHTVARLIGAPPGYVGFDQGGLLTDAVARHPHAVVLLDEIEKAHPDVYNVFLQLMDHGTLTDHTGKKVDGRGLILIFTTNAGAADASRPALGFGRVGRAGEEAEAVKRTFTPEFRNRLDAVLHFSPLSPAVMGGVVDKFIRELQVQLAERGVTVTVSPAARARLAELGYDPAMGARPLARVIETRLKRPLADELLFGRLKNGGNVKVGVRNGEFTLN
- the clpS gene encoding ATP-dependent Clp protease adapter ClpS, with the protein product MTRRDLDSGTQTLERTRTQRPRLFRVLLLNDDYTPMEFVVEVLRRFFRKSEQEAELIMLAVHHRGQGVAGVYSRDVAETKVAQVMAAARQEGFPLRVVAEPEAGE
- a CDS encoding desiccation-associated late embryogenesis abundant protein, which produces MKSDRHFPLKRLLVLGALVGAGAYYFSREQNRRALDAKLADLGLKDAAQDVGQSVTKGWEKTRDAAKDAGTVIAEKAGEVKDAAASGAQAAADKVKEVAGDVKGAVADASGKAADAARDTAATASDRAADVADKARDAAADAKNAAADKAAEVKADVQAKAADVKADATKAANDVKGAARDAKKA
- a CDS encoding DUF1517 domain-containing protein; this encodes MQPAQRNPGVPRRLLSLGALLIALLTLLALVSPLAQAQSGGGFGGSSRSSGSSGSSGGSFGGSRGGSGGGYSGNYGGGYSGPIIINGGGYGGGYGYSSGGLGGVVTLIIFGVVIFVVISAMRRNLGGSGRGLTGLSGTAQAVSVQILMAEGEEVKRALQRVAQTGDPDTNEGLARMLQEAALVALRHPERWVYGHVQRAQGSASTADSQVGAWATEARAAFTEQTTSNYQNNDPRSGYAHRGDYTFKPDAGDQYLAVTLAVAAHTLAALPPAGTTNAAEARAALSAISAVAPGDLIRAEVVWSPDADGEFLSEDEAIQKYPNLTRL
- a CDS encoding HNH endonuclease; this translates as MARRSPAPTWPPPPRPAPTCALCQRAVPHLTEHHLLPRSQGRRQGVRVADLPTTLLCRPCHSFLHRTFSNAELARDYQDIGALRAHPDVQRFTRWLRTQPVSKGVRVR
- a CDS encoding c-type cytochrome, which encodes MKIRFEQVRFTRLSRFLLPALLVLGAPVILGRPAVLAQAAPGRPVADAARGQGLSGSCAGCHGAGRAPTLSGRSAAGIQAALLAFRAGTRPNGTMQRVAGALSDQDIADLAAFYGTPAAPPVTSAAGTTLTGETLYSAGDPARGVLACVVCHGETGEGAETLGIPALKGRSAPSVLTALRAYKAAPVTGIPYPDAMRIALGPMTDADLTAVAAYVATLK
- a CDS encoding phosphatase PAP2 family protein; the encoded protein is MESVWLMITNLGRDEVFIVALALYTWLVSPRGGRQLGVAFALSYLLNAALKYGLNLPRPFTDDPSVASAAARATAGGPGLPSGHSQLAATLWWGIAAQVRRPWVTGVTLALVALIAASRLVLHVHYPSDVAVGLLLGGAFALLAARGAFPQAGALRWAPPLAALVVAALLPIGAPREFAVGLGLAAGFWFARPTFTPPRDLAGRLIVALAGLTVVFAVYFGLGALPAGIKEIGLVRALRYALLVLVAAEGVPLLLRRWLPGEPLPAQPATRHAPVTGTR